One genomic region from Sphingobacterium sp. UGAL515B_05 encodes:
- a CDS encoding SUMF1/EgtB/PvdO family nonheme iron enzyme, with protein MNILKSYNGNRLLGLFSLAILIGFTACKSNTTMYKAPKVNAFKGGKLPPPPGMVYIPSGTILFKGSLDSGNVGKNVSVSAFFIDEAEVTNKQYREFVNWVADSVAVTDYLNDDQYFLDVAGEQVGQKRINWAKVKKISPIWRSNDPAIQERIAPMLEMQGNRRALNPDMIKYRFSYLQSKGNVKKKYVTDTVGVMPVEDIWTKDFPNAQLASLDANYFSHPSFDYYPVVGVTWRQARAFTDWRANEMAATVLKNSYLNGYQLSLSLPTEAQWQYAASGKLDPQDTVAGSRMTIDGTEGKKKLAVNFKQGEGTYSRDGATFTLPVKSYMPNAFGVYNMAGNVSEWTLDAYSPSAVVFVNDLNPALLYDADEKDGDALKRKVVRGGSWKDNGEQLNSETRNYSVDYEPHSYIGFRCVMSAFEMPTVQSKTRKY; from the coding sequence ATGAACATACTAAAAAGTTATAATGGCAATCGCCTGCTAGGGCTTTTTTCTTTAGCTATATTAATTGGTTTTACTGCGTGTAAATCGAATACGACGATGTACAAAGCGCCAAAAGTAAATGCTTTTAAAGGCGGAAAATTACCTCCCCCTCCTGGAATGGTGTATATTCCCTCAGGAACCATTTTGTTCAAAGGATCATTGGACAGCGGAAACGTGGGGAAAAATGTAAGCGTGAGCGCATTTTTTATTGATGAAGCGGAAGTAACGAATAAACAATACCGTGAATTTGTCAACTGGGTGGCTGATTCTGTTGCTGTAACGGATTATTTAAATGACGACCAATATTTTTTGGACGTTGCGGGCGAACAGGTTGGACAAAAGCGGATCAACTGGGCGAAAGTGAAAAAGATATCCCCAATTTGGAGAAGCAATGATCCTGCTATCCAAGAGCGTATTGCTCCTATGCTTGAAATGCAGGGCAATAGAAGAGCACTCAATCCAGACATGATCAAATATCGTTTCTCTTATCTTCAATCGAAAGGGAATGTAAAAAAGAAATATGTGACCGATACGGTGGGCGTAATGCCGGTTGAAGATATTTGGACAAAAGATTTTCCAAATGCGCAACTTGCATCGCTAGATGCCAATTATTTCAGCCACCCTTCTTTTGATTATTATCCGGTAGTGGGGGTTACTTGGAGACAGGCGCGTGCGTTTACCGATTGGCGTGCAAATGAGATGGCGGCTACGGTATTGAAAAACTCCTATCTCAATGGGTATCAGCTCAGCTTGAGCTTGCCGACGGAAGCGCAATGGCAATATGCGGCATCGGGTAAATTGGATCCTCAGGATACAGTGGCAGGATCGCGCATGACGATTGATGGAACAGAAGGTAAAAAGAAATTGGCGGTCAATTTTAAACAGGGTGAGGGAACGTATTCGCGTGACGGTGCTACGTTTACGCTTCCGGTGAAATCGTATATGCCGAATGCGTTTGGTGTGTATAATATGGCTGGTAACGTGTCTGAATGGACACTCGATGCGTATAGCCCCTCTGCAGTTGTTTTTGTGAATGACTTAAATCCGGCGTTACTGTACGATGCTGATGAAAAGGATGGCGATGCTTTGAAACGTAAAGTGGTGCGCGGTGGATCTTGGAAAGATAACGGTGAACAGTTAAATAGTGAAACCCGAAACTACTCGGTAGATTATGAACCGCATTCTTACATTGGTTTCCGTTGTGTAATGTCGGCATTTGAAATGCCAACCGTACAAAGTAAAACCCGTAAATATTAA
- a CDS encoding polysaccharide biosynthesis tyrosine autokinase produces MEQQPNQIKDNLEEDFNFRQLFEQYAFYWKWFVLTVILSIICAVSYLRYAQKTYNTTAKILLKDERSASAGELAGIAELTSGIGFGGSRGSYVTDQIAILSSRRLVRKVVDLNHLNILYFVKGQIRSSEVLEEDMPFTINPQGNQDSINLRLLAKFRNKQTIEITNPSTGDKIISSFNKVINFGKNSFLLKSSGKIFNSNLEYEIVILPKSRAVDATIGSINISPGKELQSYIVNFSMISSLGKKSEIILNSLIDVYNADLTNDKLRTTRATSDFINKRLMLISKDLSGADQEAAEFKANNSMVDMTTEAGVFLNNASENDRRVLEYRTQLKLVDHMNDYLTKQEVGKLLPSNVGLQDASIVSAITEYNKLVLERDDLLKSASSENPVVEAINESISESDRNIRKSLKNYQKVTQLALNSIVAKSNEIKNKISSIPTQEQGFKKISRQQQIVESLYLLLLQKREESEVRAAATPDNLKIIDAAYSNGAPVSPRKNIVLIGALILGFVVPFVILYVKFLLDNKIHSRKDVEDIVKIPVLGEIPTAEDTIVHLNDRSSLAEAFRILRTNMNFMFGADNKDTSKVVFVTSTISGEGKSFVTTNLAQILSMSGKKVLLIGADIRSPKVLDYLGLSHLQHTNVGITQFLINPDMDVDNIIIKKPGNYDFDVVYSGYIAPNPAELLMNGHFDDVIKYAREHYDYVLVDTAPVSLVTDTLLIAHNADLTLYVSRVNYLDKRLLQVPRELYIDGKLKNLASVVNDVDFARGYGYGYGYGYGYGDKGTKKTGLAKVWQGLKDRINIK; encoded by the coding sequence ATGGAACAACAACCTAATCAAATCAAAGATAATTTAGAAGAAGATTTCAACTTTAGACAATTATTTGAACAGTATGCTTTTTATTGGAAATGGTTTGTTTTAACGGTAATATTATCGATAATATGCGCTGTTTCTTATTTAAGATATGCACAAAAGACATATAATACTACAGCAAAAATTTTGTTAAAAGATGAACGAAGTGCTTCTGCAGGTGAGCTAGCCGGGATAGCTGAATTAACTAGTGGTATTGGATTTGGTGGTAGCAGAGGCTCTTATGTTACCGATCAAATTGCTATACTGTCATCTCGAAGACTGGTTAGAAAAGTGGTTGATTTAAATCATTTAAATATTTTATATTTTGTAAAAGGGCAGATTCGTTCTTCTGAAGTTCTAGAGGAGGATATGCCATTTACAATTAATCCTCAGGGAAATCAGGATAGTATTAATTTACGTCTTTTAGCAAAATTTAGAAATAAACAAACGATAGAAATTACTAATCCATCTACGGGAGATAAAATAATTTCTAGTTTTAATAAGGTAATAAATTTTGGTAAAAACAGTTTTTTATTAAAGAGTAGTGGTAAAATTTTCAATTCAAATCTTGAGTATGAAATAGTGATTTTACCTAAAAGCAGAGCTGTTGACGCTACTATTGGATCAATCAATATATCTCCTGGAAAAGAACTTCAATCTTACATTGTAAATTTCTCGATGATATCGAGTTTAGGAAAGAAATCAGAAATTATCTTAAATAGCTTAATTGATGTGTACAATGCTGATTTGACAAATGATAAACTGCGAACGACACGTGCGACATCTGATTTTATTAATAAGCGATTGATGTTAATCTCTAAAGATCTCTCTGGCGCGGATCAAGAAGCTGCAGAATTTAAAGCAAATAATTCAATGGTTGATATGACGACAGAGGCCGGTGTGTTTTTAAATAATGCTTCGGAAAATGATAGGAGAGTCTTAGAATATCGTACCCAATTGAAACTTGTCGATCACATGAATGATTATTTAACGAAGCAAGAGGTAGGTAAACTTCTTCCTTCCAATGTTGGACTACAAGACGCTTCAATTGTTTCTGCTATTACCGAGTATAATAAATTGGTTCTCGAACGCGATGATTTGCTAAAATCAGCTTCGTCTGAAAACCCTGTTGTTGAAGCAATAAATGAAAGTATTTCTGAAAGTGATAGGAATATCAGGAAGTCGTTGAAAAATTATCAGAAAGTAACGCAGTTGGCATTGAATAGTATTGTTGCAAAATCAAATGAAATCAAGAATAAGATAAGTTCTATTCCTACTCAAGAGCAAGGATTTAAGAAGATATCAAGACAACAACAAATAGTTGAGTCATTGTATTTGCTTTTATTACAAAAAAGAGAAGAAAGTGAAGTTAGAGCTGCTGCAACACCAGACAACTTAAAAATTATAGACGCTGCTTATTCGAATGGTGCTCCTGTATCGCCAAGAAAAAACATTGTTCTAATTGGTGCATTAATTTTAGGATTTGTAGTACCCTTTGTAATTCTTTATGTTAAATTTCTATTGGACAATAAAATTCACTCCCGTAAGGATGTTGAAGATATTGTAAAAATACCCGTGCTTGGTGAGATTCCAACTGCTGAAGACACTATTGTACATTTGAATGATCGTTCATCACTGGCTGAAGCCTTCCGTATTCTGCGGACCAACATGAATTTTATGTTTGGCGCTGATAACAAAGATACTTCCAAAGTGGTTTTTGTAACGTCTACGATCTCTGGAGAGGGAAAATCGTTTGTAACAACTAATCTTGCGCAGATTTTATCAATGTCAGGAAAAAAGGTATTGTTAATTGGCGCAGATATTAGAAGTCCCAAAGTACTGGATTATTTGGGTCTATCGCACTTACAACACACTAACGTCGGAATTACACAGTTCTTGATAAATCCTGATATGGATGTGGATAATATCATTATTAAGAAACCTGGTAACTATGATTTTGACGTGGTTTATTCAGGATATATTGCGCCAAATCCAGCAGAGTTATTGATGAATGGTCATTTTGACGACGTCATTAAATACGCCCGTGAACATTATGATTATGTGTTGGTGGATACCGCTCCAGTAAGTTTAGTAACAGATACCTTGTTGATTGCACATAACGCAGACCTTACACTGTATGTGTCTCGTGTAAATTATTTAGACAAGCGCTTACTTCAAGTGCCGCGCGAATTGTATATTGATGGAAAATTGAAAAATCTTGCCTCTGTCGTTAATGACGTGGACTTCGCTCGTGGGTATGGCTATGGTTACGGTTATGGCTATGGTTATGGCGACAAAGGGACCAAGAAAACTGGTCTTGCAAAAGTTTGGCAAGGTCTAAAAGATCGTATAAATATAAAATAA
- a CDS encoding polysaccharide biosynthesis/export family protein, with translation MKLYLRYSLFLGIFSIFLLLMSSCESRKNMVYLQPDSTKINTLYEQFVPKIQPNDILTIVVTAADPKVTAPFNPVSTMTSGTISQAADMAMRPVYTVDNQGYITLPMLGKIKIAGLTRIEAIEKLRSELSQYIKEPGVNMNFNNFRVSVLGEVARPGSFVMPSERVTVLEALGMAGDLTIRGMRHNVMIIREIDGKKSTHRLDLTKEEALNSKYYYLAQNDVIYVEPNKAQINSSKLGANSNIFISVASLLITVISVLTR, from the coding sequence ATGAAGTTATATTTAAGGTATAGTCTATTTTTAGGAATATTTTCAATATTTCTATTATTAATGAGTTCTTGCGAGTCACGTAAGAATATGGTTTATTTGCAACCTGATTCTACAAAAATTAATACTCTGTATGAGCAATTTGTCCCGAAGATTCAACCAAATGACATTTTAACTATTGTTGTCACTGCTGCTGATCCTAAAGTCACAGCTCCATTTAATCCCGTCAGCACTATGACAAGTGGGACAATCAGTCAAGCGGCAGATATGGCTATGCGACCTGTATATACAGTAGACAATCAAGGTTATATTACCCTGCCTATGTTGGGGAAAATTAAAATCGCTGGACTAACTCGTATCGAAGCAATAGAGAAGTTACGTTCAGAATTGAGCCAATATATTAAGGAGCCTGGAGTCAATATGAATTTTAATAATTTTAGGGTTTCTGTACTTGGCGAAGTTGCTAGACCAGGATCGTTTGTTATGCCATCTGAACGAGTTACTGTTTTAGAAGCTCTAGGAATGGCTGGAGACTTAACAATTAGGGGTATGAGGCATAATGTGATGATAATTAGAGAAATTGATGGGAAGAAATCTACCCATCGTTTAGATCTCACTAAAGAAGAGGCATTAAATTCAAAATATTACTATTTAGCACAAAACGACGTAATTTACGTTGAACCCAACAAAGCTCAGATTAATAGCTCTAAATTAGGAGCTAATTCTAATATCTTTATCTCAGTGGCAAGCTTGTTAATCACAGTAATTTCAGTTTTAACACGTTAA
- the gldN gene encoding gliding motility protein GldN, which produces MKKEIVLIAAMAFGIGSLFAQQETTIDTVPAQQRMLQTGTSTPIPAGEVIQDTIPLVDGFYQANSMEDAVPFAYPEVNKKNIRFYKRVWRDIDLKDEKNNLLAVPGNSLIEVIMKGIENGKLSLYSPDDDSFKGRLSAQEGMARFADSVLVPIFDGEGNQIDSKMALNEFDPARVTKFRVKEDIFFDKQRSRLETRIIGVAPLMNITTSAELAESVGATPAFWLYFPQLRYSLIQVDISDPDKGLYDMTMDDFFLQNKFASTIVRESSPGMLQNLKDTENGGQQLDGKKVEEKLDAYKKKLWSNPKGVKAEELEGNKAEGKTTEEKL; this is translated from the coding sequence ATGAAAAAAGAAATAGTATTGATAGCGGCGATGGCTTTTGGAATTGGGTCATTGTTCGCTCAACAAGAAACCACAATAGATACTGTACCTGCGCAGCAACGGATGTTGCAAACGGGTACCTCAACGCCTATCCCTGCAGGAGAGGTAATCCAGGATACGATTCCTTTAGTGGATGGCTTTTACCAGGCTAATAGTATGGAGGATGCGGTGCCGTTTGCTTATCCAGAGGTGAATAAAAAGAATATCCGGTTTTACAAGCGTGTATGGCGCGATATTGACCTTAAGGATGAAAAGAATAATCTATTGGCTGTACCCGGCAACTCATTGATTGAAGTGATTATGAAAGGCATTGAAAATGGGAAATTATCACTCTATAGTCCGGATGATGATTCGTTCAAAGGGAGATTAAGTGCACAAGAGGGGATGGCTCGATTTGCAGACAGCGTGCTGGTTCCAATTTTCGATGGGGAGGGTAATCAAATCGATTCCAAAATGGCGTTGAATGAGTTTGATCCGGCGCGTGTGACTAAATTTAGGGTAAAAGAGGATATTTTCTTCGATAAGCAACGTAGCCGATTGGAGACACGCATTATTGGTGTGGCACCCCTAATGAATATAACCACATCAGCTGAGCTTGCTGAATCTGTCGGTGCAACGCCGGCATTTTGGTTATATTTTCCACAATTGCGTTATAGTTTGATACAGGTCGATATTTCTGATCCGGATAAGGGTCTATATGATATGACCATGGACGATTTCTTTTTACAGAACAAATTTGCAAGTACAATCGTGAGGGAATCATCGCCAGGTATGTTGCAAAATCTGAAAGATACCGAAAATGGAGGCCAGCAGCTGGACGGGAAAAAAGTGGAGGAGAAGCTGGATGCCTATAAAAAGAAACTATGGAGCAATCCGAAAGGCGTAAAGGCGGAGGAGCTTGAAGGAAATAAGGCTGAAGGAAAAACAACAGAAGAGAAACTGTAA